A window of the Bdellovibrio sp. ZAP7 genome harbors these coding sequences:
- the kdsA gene encoding 3-deoxy-8-phosphooctulonate synthase: MQNKIVKIGNIEVGNNKPFVLFAGMNVLESRDLAMQVCEHFVKLTDRLRIPYVFKSSFDKANRSSIHSYRGPGMEEGLKIFAELKSTFGVKVITDVHEVAQAKTVAEVADVIQLPAFLARQTDLVEAMARTGAVINVKKPQFLSPSQMGNIVEKIEECGNDKVILCERGSCFGYDNLVVDTLGFNIMKKVSKGAPVILDATHALQFRDPGGAASAGRRGQVAELSRAGLAVGLAGLFIEAHPDPAKAKCDGPSALPLAKAEPFLQQMKAIDDLVKAFPILDTES; the protein is encoded by the coding sequence ATGCAAAATAAAATCGTAAAAATTGGCAATATAGAAGTCGGCAACAACAAACCTTTCGTGCTTTTCGCAGGTATGAACGTTCTTGAGAGTCGTGATTTGGCGATGCAAGTTTGTGAGCATTTCGTGAAGCTAACAGACCGCCTGCGCATCCCTTATGTATTTAAATCCTCTTTCGATAAAGCCAACCGCTCTTCCATTCATTCTTACCGTGGGCCGGGAATGGAAGAAGGCCTTAAAATTTTCGCGGAACTTAAAAGCACTTTCGGCGTGAAAGTCATCACGGACGTTCATGAAGTAGCTCAGGCAAAAACTGTGGCTGAAGTCGCTGATGTGATTCAGTTGCCAGCTTTCCTGGCCCGTCAAACAGACTTGGTGGAAGCGATGGCTCGCACGGGTGCCGTCATCAACGTGAAAAAGCCCCAATTCCTAAGCCCTTCGCAAATGGGTAACATCGTTGAAAAAATCGAAGAGTGTGGCAATGACAAGGTCATCTTGTGCGAGCGCGGCTCTTGTTTTGGTTACGACAATTTGGTCGTCGACACTCTGGGCTTTAATATCATGAAGAAAGTTTCTAAAGGCGCTCCGGTTATTCTGGATGCGACTCACGCGCTTCAGTTCCGCGATCCAGGTGGAGCTGCGTCTGCAGGTCGCCGTGGTCAGGTGGCTGAACTTTCTCGCGCTGGCCTAGCAGTGGGTCTTGCGGGTCTATTCATTGAGGCTCATCCAGATCCGGCAAAAGCAAAATGCGATGGCCCTTCGGCATTGCCCCTGGCTAAAGCAGAGCCCTTCCTGCAACAGATGAAAGCGATCGATGACCTCGTCAAGGCGTTCCCGATTTTGGATACTGAATCCTAA
- a CDS encoding fused MFS/spermidine synthase translates to MIAMFLTGFSGLLYQVLWIRLFSSLLGGTTLSISCVIAHFMLGLGLGTASAPKFLQRDSKKQIPLYSLCEIAIVVVIGVGALFLFGAHEGLAHVLKSSPLPKLLNHFIMSGIFIFPATFLMGLSYPFMSYKFPSPKEHQWLYAANCLGGAFGALCSYVVLIYNFGLSGTLIFGFVLNLLAAVLFFKEKYTFTSRAENKIDGNMPSAETGEFSPGKLKVWAMSLSALSGFFVLSLEQIWFRLAHLFLGGRVYVHTLVLAVLLLTLAAGAFLSPKLSKLSSEIQLKAVLFILRLTGVFAALGFIFLPSGIAQGVDLDHPYAKTIKAVYFAVLIFIAVLPGFVLGLCFPLSLEVIQTGMKTALQKTRSLSHAVYINTFASVLGSLLTTYLLFSWLGTIGSLKLLYITLLSLGLIGTLLFVRGPARISSVIVSILLIGFIGTRSTSLNPAGSALFEAEDEFGYLNVIPLIQNEKNKMDRWAMFHNYTSLVAPYGFGETSTVQRSLALFPTAFAKDINDVLVVGMGYGITTEAFSRIPDINKITSVDILPLVMKAQSALTFKDNSYLQDPRVENVADDGRSFIALSDRKWDIITVNVDPYGPGTTYLMSREFYKIVRGHLKPGGIYAQLIFGANRDLVSLLHTLSSSFPYYRIMPGYSYDGLIVIASETPLPEWSEASLQRVKPLLPIGSWDGASLEKNSDFALAESVARGWVEYVQREVPGPWKLITDDNLLVESSRTKFTDLLLTYPKDY, encoded by the coding sequence ATGATTGCCATGTTCCTGACTGGTTTTTCGGGACTTCTTTATCAGGTTCTTTGGATTCGCCTGTTTTCTTCCTTACTGGGTGGTACCACGCTTTCGATTTCCTGCGTGATCGCCCATTTTATGCTGGGTTTGGGGTTGGGCACAGCATCAGCTCCCAAATTTTTGCAGCGAGATTCTAAAAAACAAATTCCCCTGTATTCTTTGTGTGAAATTGCGATTGTGGTGGTGATTGGGGTTGGAGCGCTGTTTTTATTTGGAGCCCATGAAGGGTTGGCGCATGTCTTGAAAAGCAGTCCTTTGCCGAAACTTCTGAATCACTTTATTATGTCTGGAATTTTTATTTTTCCAGCGACTTTCTTGATGGGGCTTTCTTACCCGTTCATGAGTTATAAATTTCCATCCCCTAAAGAACATCAATGGCTTTATGCAGCGAATTGCCTGGGGGGAGCCTTTGGGGCATTGTGCTCATATGTTGTTCTTATTTATAATTTCGGACTTTCTGGAACTTTGATTTTTGGATTTGTTCTGAATCTTCTTGCGGCCGTTTTATTTTTTAAAGAAAAGTACACTTTTACTTCGAGAGCGGAAAATAAAATAGACGGAAACATGCCGTCAGCTGAAACCGGGGAGTTTTCTCCGGGCAAACTAAAAGTTTGGGCCATGTCATTGAGTGCTTTAAGTGGTTTTTTTGTTTTAAGTTTAGAGCAAATTTGGTTTCGACTGGCGCATTTGTTTTTGGGTGGTCGTGTGTACGTGCACACACTGGTCCTGGCGGTCCTTTTGTTGACCTTGGCTGCCGGAGCATTCTTAAGTCCTAAACTTTCAAAACTCTCGTCCGAGATTCAGTTGAAAGCGGTCTTGTTTATTCTGCGCTTAACCGGGGTTTTTGCAGCCCTGGGATTCATTTTTTTACCGTCAGGGATCGCTCAGGGAGTTGATTTAGACCATCCCTATGCGAAAACAATCAAAGCTGTTTATTTTGCAGTTTTGATATTTATTGCCGTTCTTCCTGGTTTTGTTCTGGGGCTTTGTTTTCCGTTGTCACTTGAGGTGATTCAAACGGGAATGAAAACAGCTTTACAAAAAACGCGCAGTCTGTCGCACGCGGTTTATATCAATACATTTGCATCTGTGTTGGGAAGTCTTTTGACGACCTATCTTTTATTTTCCTGGCTGGGAACGATTGGAAGTTTAAAACTGCTTTATATAACGCTATTAAGTTTAGGCTTGATTGGAACGTTATTGTTTGTACGTGGACCTGCGCGGATTTCTTCAGTCATTGTTTCAATTTTGTTGATTGGTTTTATTGGGACTCGTTCCACAAGTTTGAATCCCGCCGGCTCGGCACTTTTTGAAGCCGAGGATGAGTTTGGGTATTTGAATGTCATTCCTTTAATTCAGAATGAAAAAAACAAAATGGATCGCTGGGCCATGTTTCACAACTATACATCCTTAGTGGCTCCTTATGGATTTGGCGAAACCTCAACAGTGCAGCGAAGTTTGGCGTTATTCCCGACGGCTTTTGCGAAAGATATAAATGACGTTCTGGTTGTAGGCATGGGGTACGGAATTACCACGGAGGCTTTTAGTCGTATTCCGGATATTAATAAAATAACCAGTGTGGATATCCTGCCTTTGGTGATGAAGGCTCAAAGTGCACTGACCTTTAAAGATAATTCTTATCTGCAAGACCCTCGGGTAGAGAACGTCGCTGATGATGGCCGAAGTTTTATCGCTCTCTCAGACAGAAAATGGGATATCATCACTGTGAATGTTGATCCCTATGGGCCGGGCACCACATATTTGATGTCTCGGGAATTTTACAAGATCGTGCGTGGACATTTAAAACCCGGGGGTATTTATGCCCAGCTTATTTTTGGGGCGAATCGAGATCTAGTTTCCCTGCTTCATACCTTAAGCTCTTCATTTCCTTATTACCGGATTATGCCAGGATATTCCTATGATGGCTTGATCGTCATCGCAAGCGAAACTCCGTTGCCGGAGTGGTCTGAGGCCTCATTGCAAAGAGTGAAGCCCTTGCTGCCGATTGGGAGCTGGGATGGGGCTTCCCTAGAGAAAAACTCTGACTTCGCCTTAGCTGAATCGGTGGCTCGTGGTTGGGTGGAATACGTGCAGCGTGAAGTGCCTGGTCCTTGGAAGTTAATAACGGATGATAATCTTTTGGTTGAATCCAGTCGAACGAAGTTCACAGACCTCTTATTAACATATCCGAAAGACTACTAA
- a CDS encoding prepilin-type N-terminal cleavage/methylation domain-containing protein: MKLGNRGFTMIELLAAVAVGIIVSYSTYYYISYVANMTSQLKLSRVANDNVQAIVESIRFNLSMYQVTFETNVKKEDALLAADKLPFGISNGNLIPRAQCAKDGCQAYFGYVIIPSLFVRNLYQVDIKIALASQNILANKWKEDQWKKYTYFITVK; the protein is encoded by the coding sequence ATGAAACTCGGTAATCGCGGATTCACAATGATCGAATTATTGGCGGCTGTAGCAGTCGGCATTATCGTCAGCTACTCTACATATTATTATATCAGTTACGTCGCGAATATGACTTCTCAACTTAAACTATCGCGTGTTGCGAACGACAATGTTCAAGCGATCGTTGAAAGCATTCGCTTTAATCTTTCCATGTACCAAGTGACATTTGAAACCAATGTTAAAAAGGAAGATGCGTTACTGGCTGCTGACAAGCTTCCCTTCGGAATTTCCAATGGCAACTTAATTCCGCGAGCTCAATGTGCGAAGGATGGCTGCCAGGCCTATTTTGGATACGTTATCATCCCAAGTTTATTCGTTCGAAATTTATATCAGGTGGACATTAAAATCGCCCTCGCAAGCCAAAACATTCTTGCGAACAAATGGAAGGAGGATCAGTGGAAAAAGTACACTTACTTCATCACTGTAAAATAG
- the queA gene encoding tRNA preQ1(34) S-adenosylmethionine ribosyltransferase-isomerase QueA, which yields MKITDLVFTYPEELVATSPQRPSRVMWVENNQPREISLVELLGKMSAGDVLVVNNTRVLKRRVFSGDVEILFLKQNSELEWEVLFPSKKYKIGQSLELPLGVTMTLKEKGRPQTVTLNQAVTEDYFQKVAELPLPPYIQKARNERHTVDADESWYQTAWAKEPGSFAAPTASLHFSKSDMDQLRAQGVQIVEVTLHVGLGTFLPVTAEDLNDHDMHEEYVEISAQSWQAIQAAREAGNLIWSLGTTTTRSLESAAGGLLQGSATEGFRGFTKLLIQPGYKFKVVQRLLTNFHQPESTLLALVSGFSSLETVKTCYLWAIERKFRLFSYGDLTVWVD from the coding sequence ATGAAAATCACAGACCTCGTTTTTACATACCCCGAAGAGCTGGTGGCAACCAGTCCGCAACGTCCGTCCCGGGTGATGTGGGTCGAAAACAATCAGCCCCGTGAGATTTCACTCGTTGAGTTGTTGGGTAAAATGAGTGCCGGCGACGTGCTGGTGGTGAATAACACTCGCGTGCTTAAGCGGCGTGTGTTTTCCGGTGATGTTGAAATTCTATTTTTAAAACAAAACTCTGAGTTGGAGTGGGAAGTTCTATTTCCTTCCAAGAAATATAAAATCGGGCAGTCCCTGGAGCTTCCTTTGGGAGTCACCATGACTTTGAAAGAAAAGGGCCGTCCACAAACTGTGACTTTGAATCAAGCTGTCACGGAAGACTATTTCCAGAAGGTCGCAGAATTGCCGCTACCGCCGTATATTCAAAAAGCTCGTAATGAACGTCACACGGTGGATGCCGACGAGTCTTGGTACCAAACGGCATGGGCTAAAGAGCCGGGAAGCTTTGCGGCCCCCACGGCAAGCCTCCATTTTTCAAAATCTGATATGGATCAATTGCGTGCTCAAGGAGTGCAAATTGTTGAAGTGACATTGCATGTGGGGTTAGGCACGTTCCTGCCGGTGACGGCGGAAGATTTGAATGATCACGACATGCATGAAGAGTACGTCGAGATCTCGGCGCAAAGCTGGCAAGCGATCCAAGCTGCTCGTGAAGCCGGAAACCTCATCTGGTCTCTGGGAACCACGACGACACGCTCATTGGAAAGTGCTGCTGGTGGTCTGCTTCAAGGTTCTGCTACAGAAGGATTCCGTGGCTTTACCAAGCTTCTGATTCAGCCAGGATACAAATTTAAAGTCGTGCAGCGACTTCTTACGAATTTCCATCAACCCGAGTCGACATTACTGGCGTTGGTTTCGGGATTTTCGTCTTTAGAAACAGTAAAAACTTGCTACTTATGGGCTATTGAGAGAAAGTTCCGACTCTTTTCTTATGGCGATCTCACGGTTTGGGTGGATTGA
- the tgt gene encoding tRNA guanosine(34) transglycosylase Tgt, which produces MLDGKTMTETKNEMKLGEFTVHKTEGHARRATLMTAHGPVQTPVFMAVGTKATVKAMTPEELKECGTQVVLGNTYHLHLRPGEKTIQKMGGLHKFMNWHGPILTDSGGFQVFSLSKLRNMSEKGVEFRSHLDGAKHFISPEKSMEIQMDLGSDIIMAFDECLQYPATDEQIDKSMALTYRWLLRSKEAMTRKESLLFGIIQGGLSLEHRLKSLEQITSVDLPGYALGGFSVGEPIHLMHELLPHVAPKMPANKPRYLMGVGTPTDLIIAIDSGIDMFDCVMPTRVARNGTIFTWQGKVSIKRSEYKEDPSPLDPECDCYTCTNYSKAYLRHMFLSGEILGSRLNTIHNIHFYMKLMEKAREAIAEGRWAAFRDDCLTRFVKKA; this is translated from the coding sequence ATGCTAGATGGTAAAACGATGACTGAAACAAAAAATGAAATGAAGTTGGGCGAGTTCACAGTCCACAAAACTGAAGGTCACGCTCGTCGTGCGACTTTGATGACCGCTCACGGTCCAGTGCAAACTCCTGTATTCATGGCAGTGGGAACGAAAGCCACAGTTAAGGCTATGACGCCGGAAGAACTTAAAGAGTGCGGAACTCAAGTCGTTTTGGGCAACACCTATCATTTGCATCTTCGCCCTGGTGAAAAGACGATTCAAAAAATGGGTGGTCTTCATAAGTTTATGAACTGGCATGGGCCGATCCTGACAGACTCAGGTGGTTTTCAGGTTTTCTCTTTGTCTAAACTTCGTAATATGTCTGAAAAAGGGGTGGAGTTCCGCTCACACCTTGATGGCGCAAAACACTTTATCTCTCCCGAAAAAAGCATGGAGATCCAAATGGATCTGGGCTCGGATATCATCATGGCCTTTGACGAGTGCCTTCAATATCCGGCTACTGATGAGCAAATCGATAAATCCATGGCTCTGACTTACCGCTGGTTGCTTCGCTCTAAAGAGGCGATGACTCGTAAAGAAAGTCTTTTGTTTGGAATTATCCAAGGTGGCTTGAGCTTAGAACACCGTTTGAAATCTTTAGAGCAAATCACATCTGTTGATTTGCCAGGTTATGCCTTGGGTGGTTTCTCGGTAGGTGAGCCGATTCATTTGATGCATGAACTTTTGCCGCACGTGGCTCCAAAAATGCCGGCCAATAAGCCGCGTTATCTGATGGGCGTGGGAACGCCAACGGATTTAATTATTGCAATCGATTCGGGCATCGACATGTTTGACTGCGTCATGCCTACGCGAGTGGCACGTAACGGAACGATCTTTACGTGGCAGGGTAAGGTCAGCATCAAGCGCAGCGAGTACAAAGAAGACCCATCTCCGCTTGATCCAGAATGTGATTGCTATACGTGCACGAACTATTCGAAAGCGTATCTTCGTCACATGTTCTTAAGTGGTGAAATTTTAGGCTCTCGTTTGAACACGATTCACAACATCCATTTCTATATGAAATTGATGGAAAAGGCTCGTGAGGCGATCGCAGAAGGCCGTTGGGCAGCGTTCCGTGATGACTGCTTAACGCGTTTCGTAAAGAAAGCGTAA
- the yajC gene encoding preprotein translocase subunit YajC — MLFRLLVNAAFAQSAPAAGGQPSTLEMFVPFIFIFVIFYFLIIRPQSKRQKEHQKFLTELKRGDEVITSSGILGRLEGITDQFVTVEIADGVKVKMLRTQIATTQKAATEEKK, encoded by the coding sequence ATGTTATTCAGACTACTAGTTAATGCAGCATTCGCGCAATCTGCTCCAGCAGCAGGCGGCCAACCATCCACTCTTGAGATGTTTGTCCCATTCATCTTTATCTTCGTTATTTTCTATTTCCTTATTATCCGACCTCAATCAAAACGCCAAAAAGAACATCAGAAGTTTTTGACTGAACTTAAGCGCGGTGACGAAGTCATCACGTCTTCTGGTATTTTGGGTCGTCTTGAAGGCATCACTGACCAATTCGTGACTGTAGAGATCGCGGATGGCGTGAAAGTTAAAATGCTTCGTACTCAAATCGCGACAACTCAGAAAGCAGCAACAGAGGAAAAGAAATAA
- the secD gene encoding protein translocase subunit SecD encodes MEGLRWRTIGAAAGIVLALVWFMPNIANFGNSWWPSKQKMNYGLDIQGGLHLVMGVDVDGVVKESTTRLMASIKADTAKDNIALTDVKSEKPESGELTLHFAAGDKAKVLKYMADKHPADLQEVGTTDTTATYRYFDAYLNDYKNRVIQQAIETIRNRIDEFGVAEPSISQQGANRILVQLPGMADAEKAKQLINTTAKLDFMIVSHEKTPQELQVLIAEAEKAGGYKLEGMKYSDYVTRINNDLKGKLPEKSVVYFEKSSNAATMEAGAVPYLLKTDTDLTGSALDDASVGYDQYGAPMVTLRFNSAGATKFSDLTGANAGKQMAIVLDKIIKSAPSIRERIGGGSATITLGGGRDRNQMMDEAKMISTALRAGALPASLEQLEERRVGPTLGADSINKAKMGAYIGAALIVLFMLMYYKGMGVVATVALAVNVLGVLALLTSFGATLTLPGIAAIALTVGFAVDANVLINERIKEELAAGHSLKVAIKEGYNRAMSAIIDSNVTTGATAVVLLYFGTGPVRGFAVNLLIGIVTTLFANVFFSKVIVDQLVYKFNVKKLSI; translated from the coding sequence ATGGAAGGACTACGTTGGAGAACCATCGGCGCGGCCGCTGGTATCGTATTGGCTCTCGTATGGTTTATGCCGAATATCGCTAACTTCGGTAATTCTTGGTGGCCATCTAAGCAAAAAATGAACTATGGCTTGGACATTCAAGGTGGTTTGCATCTTGTAATGGGTGTTGACGTTGATGGCGTGGTGAAAGAATCCACGACTCGTTTAATGGCATCCATTAAAGCAGACACTGCGAAAGACAACATCGCATTGACTGACGTTAAATCTGAAAAGCCTGAGTCAGGCGAGTTGACTCTGCATTTTGCGGCGGGAGACAAAGCTAAAGTTCTTAAATACATGGCTGATAAACATCCTGCAGACCTGCAAGAGGTTGGCACGACGGATACAACAGCGACTTATCGTTATTTCGATGCCTATTTGAATGACTATAAAAATCGCGTGATCCAGCAGGCGATTGAAACGATCCGTAACCGTATCGATGAGTTCGGTGTGGCGGAGCCTTCAATCTCTCAACAAGGTGCAAATCGTATCCTGGTTCAATTGCCGGGTATGGCCGACGCTGAAAAAGCAAAACAGTTGATCAATACAACTGCGAAACTTGATTTCATGATCGTGTCTCACGAAAAAACTCCTCAAGAACTTCAAGTTTTGATTGCTGAAGCTGAAAAAGCTGGCGGTTATAAATTGGAAGGCATGAAGTACTCTGACTACGTCACTCGTATCAATAACGACCTTAAAGGTAAATTGCCTGAAAAGTCTGTTGTGTACTTCGAGAAATCTTCGAATGCCGCGACAATGGAAGCTGGCGCCGTTCCGTATCTTCTTAAAACAGATACAGATCTAACTGGCTCTGCCTTGGATGACGCTTCTGTTGGTTATGACCAATATGGCGCTCCGATGGTAACTCTTCGTTTCAACTCTGCGGGCGCGACTAAGTTCAGCGACCTGACGGGTGCAAACGCTGGTAAGCAAATGGCGATCGTTCTGGATAAAATCATCAAATCTGCTCCAAGCATTCGAGAGCGTATTGGGGGTGGTTCTGCAACTATCACTTTGGGCGGCGGTCGTGACCGTAACCAAATGATGGATGAAGCGAAAATGATTTCCACAGCTCTTCGTGCGGGTGCATTGCCTGCGTCTTTGGAGCAATTGGAAGAACGTCGCGTAGGTCCTACATTGGGAGCTGACTCTATCAATAAAGCTAAAATGGGTGCCTATATCGGTGCTGCACTGATCGTTCTATTTATGCTTATGTACTACAAAGGCATGGGTGTTGTGGCGACTGTTGCTTTGGCTGTGAACGTTTTGGGTGTTTTGGCGCTTCTAACTTCATTCGGTGCAACTCTGACTCTTCCGGGTATCGCCGCGATCGCCTTAACGGTCGGTTTTGCGGTGGATGCGAACGTTCTGATCAATGAGCGCATTAAGGAAGAATTGGCAGCTGGTCACAGTTTGAAAGTGGCGATCAAAGAAGGCTACAACCGTGCGATGTCTGCGATCATCGACTCCAACGTAACGACGGGTGCGACAGCTGTGGTGCTTTTGTACTTCGGTACGGGCCCAGTGCGTGGTTTCGCGGTGAACTTGTTGATCGGTATCGTTACGACTTTGTTCGCGAACGTATTCTTCTCCAAAGTGATCGTGGATCAATTGGTTTACAAATTTAACGTGAAAAAGTTGTCAATCTAG
- the secF gene encoding protein translocase subunit SecF, with translation MANNNTKTTATEFSGKYDFIGKVNLFTGISVLLVVISLVYLGVKGINYGIDFKGGTEFQVKFDKGVSIDQVRKSVDELHLGEVGVQSFGDNDEFIIRFQGKQGATDKETNEILNADIAKIKDIVLKTFAANNPEIRRVDTVGPQVGAELKRNGLLAVFYCLLVILIYVALRFDYKYAPGAVFCLFHDAVITLAIFVAVGKEVNVPILAAILTLIGYSLNDTIVVFDRIRETDSHYHDKGYAFIINKAINDMLHRTLMTSGTVFTSALCLWLFSGGTVGDIAFAICVGIVFGTYSSIYVAAPVVLMMDKLTGKKTAKA, from the coding sequence ATGGCTAATAATAATACAAAAACTACGGCAACTGAATTTTCTGGCAAATACGACTTTATCGGTAAAGTAAACCTTTTCACTGGTATCTCGGTTTTGTTGGTAGTTATTTCTTTGGTTTACTTGGGCGTGAAAGGCATCAACTACGGTATCGACTTTAAGGGCGGTACCGAGTTCCAGGTAAAATTTGATAAAGGTGTTTCCATTGATCAGGTTCGTAAATCTGTTGATGAATTGCACCTAGGTGAAGTGGGCGTTCAATCTTTTGGTGATAATGATGAATTCATCATCCGTTTCCAAGGTAAGCAAGGTGCTACTGATAAAGAAACGAATGAAATCTTGAATGCAGATATCGCTAAGATTAAGGACATCGTTCTTAAAACATTCGCAGCAAACAATCCTGAAATTCGCCGTGTTGATACGGTAGGTCCTCAGGTGGGTGCAGAATTGAAACGTAACGGATTGCTAGCGGTATTCTATTGCTTGCTTGTGATCTTGATCTACGTGGCACTTCGCTTCGACTATAAATACGCGCCGGGTGCAGTATTTTGCTTGTTCCATGATGCGGTGATCACTTTGGCGATCTTCGTGGCTGTGGGTAAAGAAGTAAACGTACCTATCTTGGCGGCGATTCTGACATTGATCGGTTACTCGCTGAATGACACGATCGTCGTGTTCGACCGTATCCGTGAAACTGACTCGCACTACCACGATAAAGGTTATGCCTTCATCATCAATAAAGCGATTAACGACATGTTACACCGTACATTGATGACTTCCGGAACAGTATTCACTTCAGCATTGTGTTTGTGGTTGTTCTCCGGTGGTACAGTTGGTGATATCGCCTTTGCGATCTGCGTGGGTATCGTGTTCGGTACTTACTCATCTATCTACGTGGCAGCTCCGGTTGTCTTGATGATGGATAAATTGACGGGTAAGAAAACAGCTAAAGCTTAG
- the recJ gene encoding single-stranded-DNA-specific exonuclease RecJ, with protein sequence MLGEFVNPLWKLRESDTEVATPEKVEGQWPSLIGKLLAARGFTQPQEVEKLLFPKLVDLKDPLLLKGMSQALERLGQAYLNKEKICIYADFDLDGTSGLALLKTGMQALGFTEVLHYQPKRLSEGYGFHAAAVEELKSQGVSLIITVDVGITAHAAIDKARELGVDVILTDHHLPAETLPQAYVIINPNQGTCESGLGYLCGAGVAFYLLRGLKRYFHDHAELPKNNWDLKEVLDYFTIGTLTDMVPLVDDNRVLVKHGLVKLAETKRAGLRALLEELDLQDRALTSQDVAIRFAPKLNALSRMESGILPIDIFLLDDVSKARDMVRQVMKNNSTRVQLQSDAETEAQELLKEWPHKDFVFVASPNFHRGVVGLIATKLTQVYNKPAFVGSVGDDGMIVGSARLPQGQEACLVEAMGSAAELMSRFGGHSAAAGFEIAETKVAQFVDRLSGHFSDLREKPKPLEIFYDVQASLPEVSASLMKWYDFVGPFGAGFAIPLIHFSNIQILSKRELKGGHLRLKLFDPDSNATMEALLFTPTPRQVETLHTVPGFYDILGELQWNYFAGQKTIQILIRDLKAMS encoded by the coding sequence GTGCTTGGAGAATTTGTGAATCCATTGTGGAAGTTAAGAGAATCAGATACCGAGGTGGCGACACCTGAGAAAGTCGAGGGGCAATGGCCATCCTTGATCGGTAAGCTCTTGGCTGCGCGTGGATTCACTCAACCTCAAGAAGTTGAAAAGCTGTTATTTCCAAAGCTCGTAGATTTGAAAGATCCTCTTTTGTTAAAGGGGATGTCTCAAGCACTGGAGCGTCTGGGACAAGCTTATCTCAATAAAGAAAAGATCTGCATTTATGCGGATTTCGATTTGGATGGGACTTCAGGACTCGCTCTTTTAAAAACCGGTATGCAGGCTTTGGGTTTTACCGAAGTGTTGCACTATCAGCCCAAGCGCTTGTCTGAAGGTTACGGCTTTCATGCGGCAGCGGTGGAAGAGTTAAAGTCCCAGGGTGTGTCTTTAATTATCACTGTCGACGTCGGGATCACCGCTCATGCGGCGATCGATAAGGCTCGGGAGTTGGGTGTGGATGTGATCCTTACGGACCATCACTTGCCAGCAGAAACTTTGCCTCAAGCTTACGTGATCATTAATCCCAATCAGGGAACTTGCGAAAGTGGTTTAGGTTATTTATGTGGTGCGGGAGTTGCATTTTATCTGCTTCGCGGATTGAAAAGATACTTTCATGATCACGCCGAACTGCCTAAAAACAATTGGGATTTAAAAGAAGTCTTAGATTACTTCACGATCGGTACTTTGACCGATATGGTCCCGTTGGTTGACGATAATCGCGTGTTGGTAAAACACGGTTTGGTTAAACTTGCCGAGACGAAAAGAGCCGGACTTCGAGCATTACTTGAAGAGTTGGATCTGCAAGATCGTGCTTTAACCAGCCAAGACGTGGCGATTCGCTTTGCCCCCAAATTAAATGCACTTTCCAGAATGGAATCGGGGATTCTTCCGATTGATATTTTTCTTTTAGATGATGTTTCTAAAGCTCGCGATATGGTTCGTCAGGTGATGAAGAACAACTCGACGCGCGTTCAGCTTCAAAGTGATGCAGAAACAGAAGCTCAAGAATTACTTAAAGAGTGGCCACATAAAGACTTTGTATTTGTGGCTTCTCCAAATTTCCACCGCGGTGTTGTCGGTTTGATCGCGACGAAGCTGACTCAAGTCTATAACAAACCAGCCTTCGTCGGTTCTGTGGGTGATGACGGTATGATCGTCGGATCCGCTCGTTTGCCACAAGGTCAGGAAGCATGTCTGGTCGAGGCGATGGGTTCGGCAGCAGAGTTGATGAGCCGTTTTGGTGGTCACTCGGCGGCAGCGGGATTTGAAATCGCAGAAACGAAAGTCGCTCAGTTTGTGGATCGTTTGAGCGGGCATTTTTCGGATCTTCGCGAAAAGCCAAAGCCGTTAGAAATCTTTTACGATGTTCAAGCAAGTCTTCCCGAAGTCAGCGCCAGCCTAATGAAGTGGTATGATTTTGTCGGTCCTTTTGGGGCAGGCTTTGCGATTCCATTAATTCATTTTTCAAATATTCAGATTTTATCCAAACGCGAGCTTAAGGGTGGTCATCTGCGCTTAAAGCTGTTTGATCCTGATAGCAACGCGACGATGGAAGCCCTGTTATTTACACCGACTCCTCGTCAGGTGGAAACTTTGCACACGGTGCCGGGTTTTTATGATATCTTAGGGGAGCTTCAGTGGAATTACTTTGCTGGGCAAAAAACAATACAAATCCTGATTCGTGATCTGAAGGCCATGTCATGA